A genomic window from Litoreibacter janthinus includes:
- a CDS encoding sarcosine oxidase subunit gamma, translating to MSNPVSALQGVVSEGFAKVTEAGLRGMITLRGDQSSRRVKDASTDVAGVDFPGTRECNCVGEMGIAWMSPDELLVMTPYAEVVDATARIAEALKEEHALVVNVSDARAVFIIEGAGAREVLAKLCPVDLSRDVFRPGMFRRTRLAQAPVAFWARDETTFELVCFRSEAQYVFDVLSMSAKTGSEVNYL from the coding sequence ATGTCTAATCCTGTCAGCGCGTTGCAAGGCGTCGTTTCAGAAGGCTTCGCCAAGGTCACCGAGGCCGGGTTGCGCGGGATGATCACCTTGCGCGGAGACCAGTCGTCGCGTCGTGTTAAGGACGCCTCGACCGATGTCGCAGGCGTCGATTTCCCGGGGACGCGGGAGTGCAACTGTGTCGGTGAAATGGGCATCGCGTGGATGTCACCCGACGAATTGTTGGTGATGACGCCGTATGCGGAGGTCGTCGACGCCACCGCGCGCATCGCCGAGGCGCTCAAGGAAGAGCATGCATTGGTCGTCAATGTATCCGATGCACGCGCGGTATTCATCATCGAGGGTGCGGGAGCGCGTGAGGTTCTTGCCAAACTCTGCCCCGTTGATCTGTCCCGTGACGTGTTTCGACCGGGCATGTTCCGCCGCACGCGTCTGGCACAGGCGCCGGTCGCCTTCTGGGCGCGTGATGAAACTACGTTCGAGTTGGTCTGTTTCCGTTCAGAGGCGCAATATGTTTTCGACGTTTTGAGCATGTCAGCGAAAACAGGCTCAGAAGTGAATTATTTGTAA
- a CDS encoding superoxide dismutase: MAFTLPDLPYAHDALADAGMSKETLEYHHDLHHNAYVTNGNKAIEGTKWDGKSLEEIIVGTYDKNAVAQNGIFNNISQLWNHNQFWEMMGPGKSAMPSELEAALKDSFGSVDKFKEEFAAAGAGQFGSGWCWLVKDADGGLKVTKTENGVNPLCFGQTALLGCDVWEHSYYIDFRNARPKYLSNFMDNLVNWENVASRM; encoded by the coding sequence ATGGCTTTTACACTTCCCGATCTTCCCTATGCCCACGATGCGCTGGCTGATGCCGGCATGTCCAAGGAGACGCTGGAATACCACCACGACCTGCACCACAACGCCTATGTGACCAATGGCAACAAGGCGATTGAGGGCACCAAATGGGACGGTAAATCGCTCGAGGAAATCATCGTCGGCACGTACGACAAGAATGCGGTCGCCCAGAACGGCATCTTCAACAACATCTCCCAGCTTTGGAACCACAACCAGTTCTGGGAAATGATGGGTCCAGGTAAATCCGCCATGCCGTCCGAGCTGGAAGCCGCGCTGAAAGACAGCTTCGGGTCCGTCGACAAATTCAAAGAAGAGTTCGCCGCGGCGGGCGCGGGCCAGTTCGGTTCGGGCTGGTGCTGGTTGGTGAAAGACGCCGATGGCGGGCTGAAAGTGACTAAAACCGAAAACGGCGTGAACCCGCTCTGCTTCGGCCAGACAGCTCTTTTGGGCTGCGACGTCTGGGAGCATTCTTACTATATCGACTTCCGCAATGCGCGTCCGAAATACCTGTCCAACTTTATGGACAATCTGGTGAACTGGGAAAACGTCGCCTCCCGCATGTGA
- a CDS encoding DUF302 domain-containing protein translates to MILSVVLSLWASLSLADVTAREGWVVIETRKPFDQLVDDVKAAVSANKMGVVTQAGPTGAAKARGIILPGNRVIGVFNNVYAVRILALSTAAMIEAPIRLYVTETDDGATLSYKTPSLVFAPYMAEAGPDLGLAASELDAIFRAIAEAAAG, encoded by the coding sequence ATTATTCTGAGTGTGGTTCTGAGCCTTTGGGCCAGCTTGTCGCTTGCGGATGTGACCGCGCGCGAGGGCTGGGTCGTTATAGAAACCCGCAAGCCTTTCGACCAGCTCGTCGACGACGTGAAGGCGGCGGTGAGCGCCAACAAAATGGGCGTTGTCACCCAAGCGGGACCAACGGGCGCTGCCAAGGCGCGCGGGATCATCCTTCCAGGAAACAGGGTCATTGGAGTATTCAACAACGTGTATGCGGTGCGGATTCTGGCGCTGTCCACAGCCGCGATGATTGAAGCGCCGATCCGTCTCTATGTCACCGAGACCGATGATGGTGCGACACTGAGCTACAAGACCCCGTCCCTGGTCTTTGCACCTTACATGGCAGAGGCAGGCCCCGATCTTGGCCTTGCAGCCTCGGAGCTGGATGCCATTTTCAGGGCCATTGCTGAGGCTGCCGCGGGTTGA
- a CDS encoding thiamine pyrophosphate-binding protein, whose product MTSPKRAADLLAERLYEAGCRHAFGMPGGEVLTLIDALEQAGIEFVLCKHENAGGFMAEGVHHVNGAPAILVATVGPGAMNGVNVVANAHQDRVPMIVLTGCVDPDEALTYTHQVLDHRHVFDEITKATFSLTADGADIVADKAVGIATEGRNGPVHIDVPISVADAKASPKLRRRAPAGRTAPSGCDLALAQTWLDGAERPVIIAGLDVLYDNSHAELLNFAEAYGAPVITSYKAKGVIPESHPLALGGAGLSPLADSHLLPLVRAADLVICVGYDPIEMRPGWREVWDPDQVRVIDITAEPNHHYMHQAGLSFLCDTGAALQALSGQGVTRDSWPDGQIAATKTALSQAFPTNDDWGPGAVIAECRDMLPKDTIATVDSGAHRILLSQMWTCHSPRTLLQSSALCTMGCAVPLAMGAKYAAPERCVVSFSGDAGALMVAGEWSTAKEHGLNTIFVVFVDRSLALIELKQRQRQMKNAGVDFADHDFAAIGKAFGGQGHTVTSRAELRDALTAAQDADTFTVIAAVIDRKAYDGRI is encoded by the coding sequence ATGACCAGCCCAAAACGCGCCGCGGATTTGCTTGCCGAACGGCTCTACGAGGCGGGGTGTCGCCACGCCTTCGGGATGCCGGGCGGAGAGGTTCTGACATTGATCGACGCGCTGGAACAGGCGGGGATCGAGTTCGTTCTGTGCAAGCATGAGAACGCGGGCGGTTTCATGGCCGAAGGGGTACACCACGTAAATGGCGCGCCCGCCATTCTGGTGGCCACAGTGGGGCCGGGTGCTATGAACGGGGTCAACGTGGTGGCCAACGCCCATCAAGACCGTGTGCCGATGATCGTGCTCACAGGCTGCGTTGATCCGGACGAGGCGCTGACTTACACGCATCAGGTGCTTGACCATCGCCACGTGTTTGACGAGATCACCAAAGCGACGTTTTCCCTGACAGCCGACGGCGCGGACATTGTCGCGGATAAAGCAGTCGGTATTGCCACCGAAGGGCGGAACGGGCCGGTTCATATCGACGTGCCGATTTCAGTTGCCGATGCGAAGGCGTCGCCGAAGCTGCGCAGGCGGGCACCTGCGGGCAGAACCGCGCCGTCTGGGTGCGATTTGGCTTTGGCGCAAACATGGCTCGACGGTGCTGAGCGACCGGTGATCATAGCCGGACTTGATGTGCTTTATGACAACAGCCATGCGGAGCTTTTGAACTTCGCCGAAGCCTACGGCGCACCAGTGATTACCAGCTACAAAGCCAAAGGCGTCATTCCTGAGTCGCATCCCCTGGCTCTTGGCGGCGCGGGCCTGTCACCTTTGGCGGATAGTCATTTGCTGCCGCTTGTGCGGGCCGCTGATCTGGTGATTTGCGTGGGCTATGACCCCATCGAAATGCGTCCCGGCTGGCGCGAGGTGTGGGATCCAGATCAGGTGCGGGTGATCGACATCACGGCAGAGCCGAACCATCACTACATGCATCAGGCGGGGCTGAGCTTTTTGTGCGACACCGGGGCGGCGCTGCAGGCGCTGTCGGGGCAGGGCGTCACGCGTGACAGCTGGCCGGATGGTCAGATCGCGGCGACCAAAACTGCGTTGTCTCAGGCCTTCCCGACAAATGACGACTGGGGGCCCGGCGCAGTTATTGCTGAATGCCGCGACATGCTCCCCAAAGACACCATCGCCACGGTGGATAGCGGGGCGCACCGAATTTTGTTGTCCCAGATGTGGACTTGCCACAGCCCGCGGACATTGCTCCAATCCTCAGCGCTGTGCACCATGGGGTGCGCGGTGCCGTTGGCGATGGGCGCAAAATATGCGGCGCCAGAGCGTTGCGTTGTCAGCTTTTCCGGCGATGCAGGGGCCTTGATGGTCGCAGGCGAATGGTCCACCGCGAAAGAGCATGGGTTGAACACGATTTTCGTTGTTTTCGTTGACCGCTCCCTCGCGTTAATCGAATTGAAGCAACGGCAACGCCAAATGAAAAACGCAGGTGTCGATTTTGCCGATCATGACTTTGCGGCCATCGGGAAGGCCTTTGGCGGGCAGGGGCATACCGTTACGTCCCGAGCGGAGCTGCGTGACGCCTTGACGGCGGCGCAAGACGCGGACACCTTCACAGTGATCGCCGCCGTGATAGACCGAAAGGCTTATGACGGAAGGATTTAA
- a CDS encoding CaiB/BaiF CoA transferase family protein, producing the protein MKDEQMAGALSGIRVLDLSRILAGPTCTQLLGDLGAEVWKIENPGSEGDDTRKWGPPFVDGLDGQRTDLSAYFMCANRNKLSVGVDIATPEGQATIHALAAEADVVIENFKPDGLKKYGLDHASLLEAHPKLVYCSISGYGQTGPNRSKPGYDLMAQGFGGIMSLTGEPEGRPMKVGVGIADVVCGLYATVGILAALRHRDVTGEGQHVDIALVDSQIAWLINEGVAHLTTGKERQRQGNEHATIVPYQTFEASDGHVLVAVGNDSQYARFCDYLGRPDLAEDPAYATNPARIENRTTLLKIIEGVLVERTMADIIDGLEARKVPVGPVNTLGQVFASDQVAAREMKIDMPRDDVRDGAVSLIGNPLKFSKTPVTYRRPPPHFGEDTDAVLEWLEQVAKAAPQP; encoded by the coding sequence ATGAAGGATGAGCAGATGGCTGGCGCTTTGAGTGGAATTAGAGTGCTGGACCTCAGCCGGATTCTGGCAGGGCCGACTTGTACGCAGCTTTTGGGCGATCTGGGGGCGGAAGTCTGGAAGATCGAAAACCCCGGATCTGAGGGCGACGATACCCGCAAATGGGGCCCTCCTTTCGTGGATGGTCTGGACGGGCAGCGCACGGATCTGTCGGCCTACTTCATGTGCGCCAATCGCAACAAACTGTCTGTGGGCGTCGACATCGCTACGCCAGAGGGGCAGGCAACCATTCATGCGCTTGCGGCTGAGGCGGATGTGGTGATCGAGAACTTCAAACCCGACGGGCTGAAGAAATACGGGCTGGATCATGCCAGCCTGTTGGAGGCGCATCCGAAGTTGGTCTACTGCTCGATTTCCGGCTACGGCCAGACCGGCCCGAACCGGAGCAAGCCGGGATATGACCTCATGGCGCAAGGTTTTGGCGGCATCATGTCCCTGACCGGAGAGCCGGAAGGGCGACCGATGAAGGTCGGCGTCGGCATCGCGGATGTGGTGTGCGGTTTGTATGCGACCGTCGGGATTCTGGCGGCCTTGCGCCACCGCGATGTGACGGGCGAGGGGCAGCATGTGGATATCGCCCTTGTGGACAGCCAGATCGCGTGGCTGATCAACGAGGGTGTCGCCCACCTGACCACGGGTAAGGAACGCCAGCGCCAAGGCAATGAGCACGCGACAATCGTGCCCTATCAAACATTCGAGGCATCCGACGGGCATGTGCTTGTCGCCGTGGGCAATGACAGTCAGTACGCACGGTTCTGTGACTACCTCGGCCGCCCCGATCTGGCCGAAGATCCGGCCTATGCAACCAATCCGGCACGGATCGAGAACCGCACCACACTGCTGAAAATCATCGAAGGCGTGCTGGTCGAACGGACGATGGCGGACATTATTGACGGGCTGGAGGCACGCAAAGTGCCGGTTGGTCCCGTGAACACGTTGGGGCAGGTGTTCGCCTCGGATCAGGTGGCCGCACGTGAGATGAAAATCGACATGCCACGCGACGATGTGCGCGACGGGGCGGTGTCGTTGATCGGCAACCCGCTGAAGTTCTCGAAGACCCCTGTCACCTATCGCCGCCCGCCGCCGCATTTCGGCGAGGACACGGATGCGGTGTTGGAGTGGCTGGAGCAGGTGGCAAAGGCCGCTCCGCAACCATAG
- a CDS encoding tetratricopeptide repeat protein, with translation MYQDVFGQDTTINSRDALEAWNKTLLAFMAHGASTPTHLGATLTLDPNFALGHAVKGMFYLLLGRRELNETAREALGLAEAAALVSPIAARETSFVKALKAFYEGAPSQSIQHLEDVLAVHPADTLAMKLSHAIRFVLGDGVGMRKSVEAVMGAYGPDHAGRGYLMGCHAFTLEETGEYARAATVGRMGLSVSADDAWGLHAIAHVFDMTCDAEGGLKWLEGREAAWSHCNNFRYHVWWHKALMHLDLGQTEVVMALYDTQIRADKTDDYRDISNATSLLSRLELNGVDVGDRWEELADLSANRTEDGCLIFADLHYLLALIGGSRKQAITKLMGRMHRDAKSNRLEMDRLMAKPGLSAAAGLEAFGEADFRTAFLNLARARQTMQRAGGSHAQRDVFERLTIDAGIRAGFLDEAEAILRERMGRRAGREDGYAAARFSLISQGRDASSCAGSVPAE, from the coding sequence ATGTATCAAGACGTATTCGGGCAAGACACCACGATCAATTCCCGCGACGCGCTTGAGGCGTGGAACAAAACCTTGCTGGCCTTCATGGCGCATGGGGCGTCCACTCCGACCCATTTGGGCGCTACTCTGACGCTGGATCCGAACTTTGCACTAGGGCACGCGGTCAAGGGAATGTTCTACCTGCTGCTGGGCCGCCGAGAATTAAACGAGACGGCCCGCGAGGCCCTTGGACTGGCCGAAGCCGCCGCGCTCGTCTCCCCGATTGCAGCGCGCGAAACGTCTTTCGTCAAGGCGTTGAAAGCCTTTTATGAGGGCGCTCCAAGCCAGTCGATCCAGCATCTCGAAGACGTACTTGCGGTGCATCCCGCTGACACACTTGCCATGAAGCTCAGCCATGCCATCCGCTTCGTGCTTGGCGACGGCGTTGGTATGCGCAAATCGGTTGAGGCCGTCATGGGTGCTTACGGGCCTGACCACGCCGGACGCGGTTACCTGATGGGGTGCCACGCGTTCACTTTGGAAGAAACCGGCGAGTATGCGCGCGCCGCAACAGTCGGCAGGATGGGGCTGTCAGTCAGTGCTGATGATGCATGGGGGCTGCACGCCATCGCCCATGTCTTTGATATGACGTGCGACGCTGAAGGTGGGCTGAAATGGCTTGAAGGGCGCGAGGCGGCTTGGTCGCATTGCAACAATTTTCGCTACCATGTTTGGTGGCACAAGGCGCTGATGCACCTCGACCTCGGGCAAACGGAGGTGGTGATGGCGCTATATGACACTCAGATTCGTGCGGATAAGACCGACGACTACCGTGATATCTCCAATGCTACGTCACTTCTGTCGCGGTTGGAGCTGAATGGCGTAGACGTCGGCGACCGTTGGGAAGAGCTGGCCGATCTCTCTGCCAACCGGACCGAAGACGGCTGCCTGATCTTCGCTGACCTGCATTACCTGCTTGCCCTGATTGGCGGGTCGCGCAAGCAGGCGATCACGAAACTGATGGGCCGGATGCACCGAGATGCCAAATCGAACCGGCTGGAGATGGATCGCCTAATGGCCAAACCCGGCCTAAGCGCTGCGGCAGGGCTCGAAGCCTTTGGCGAGGCTGACTTCAGAACCGCCTTTCTAAATCTGGCCCGGGCACGTCAGACCATGCAACGGGCCGGTGGATCGCATGCCCAACGCGACGTCTTCGAGCGTTTGACCATTGATGCAGGTATCCGCGCAGGGTTCCTCGACGAAGCCGAAGCTATTCTCCGGGAACGGATGGGCAGGCGGGCAGGTCGGGAAGACGGCTACGCCGCTGCGCGTTTTTCGCTCATTTCGCAAGGCCGTGACGCTAGCTCTTGTGCGGGAAGTGTCCCTGCTGAATAA
- a CDS encoding OpgC family protein: MASTSPLSTAANAFAASPTASGTSGVTTRDPRLDFYRGIAMIIILFAHTPGNFFTSWIPARWGFSDATEIFVFCSGMASAIAFGRTFDRAGWLLGTARVAYRVWQVYWAHICMFFTIAMLVAWWDSFGIFETNYINSLNLPPIFEGRTGSTTGIVTTTADNLVGLFTLTYVPNYFDILPMYMAILVMMPVVMALSRVNLWLTAAVVATVWLFAQQGLLEWLGAEHLWLSLPAEPWSDRHWFFNPFGWQLIFFTGFAFMRGWIPAPPVKTWLIALAAGVVVANIPLSNIGVRAVNQEWFGAFDGNPVIDWRVANKPLIDKSSFAILRYVHFLALAYLAWVAAGVGGHRLIATGSSAASDAWGKLVKIVMKIGQQSLAVFVFSMVFARISGFVMDQVGRETATVVLVNLVGVCALIIVAYFVAWIKGAPWKLAKGSAA; the protein is encoded by the coding sequence ATGGCCTCTACCTCCCCCTTGTCGACCGCTGCAAATGCCTTTGCAGCAAGCCCCACGGCCTCTGGCACGTCGGGTGTCACCACCCGTGATCCGCGACTCGATTTCTATCGTGGCATCGCGATGATCATCATTTTGTTCGCTCACACGCCGGGGAACTTTTTCACCAGCTGGATTCCGGCCCGTTGGGGCTTTTCCGACGCGACCGAAATTTTCGTTTTCTGCTCGGGTATGGCCTCTGCCATTGCCTTCGGTCGGACGTTTGATCGGGCAGGGTGGTTGCTCGGCACTGCGCGAGTCGCCTATCGGGTCTGGCAAGTCTACTGGGCGCATATCTGTATGTTTTTCACCATCGCCATGTTGGTCGCATGGTGGGACAGCTTCGGCATTTTCGAGACCAACTATATCAATTCGCTCAATCTGCCGCCGATCTTCGAGGGCCGCACCGGCAGCACCACCGGCATTGTGACGACCACTGCCGACAATCTGGTAGGCCTGTTCACGTTGACTTATGTGCCGAATTATTTCGACATCTTGCCGATGTATATGGCGATCCTTGTGATGATGCCCGTCGTCATGGCGCTCAGCCGCGTCAATCTCTGGCTTACGGCTGCTGTGGTCGCCACCGTCTGGCTGTTCGCCCAGCAAGGGCTGCTGGAATGGCTCGGGGCGGAGCATTTGTGGTTGAGCCTTCCGGCAGAGCCTTGGTCGGACCGCCACTGGTTCTTCAATCCGTTCGGCTGGCAGTTAATCTTCTTTACCGGGTTCGCCTTTATGCGCGGCTGGATCCCTGCGCCACCGGTAAAAACATGGCTGATCGCCCTTGCAGCAGGTGTCGTGGTCGCAAATATCCCGTTGTCCAATATCGGTGTGCGGGCGGTAAACCAGGAATGGTTCGGGGCTTTCGACGGTAACCCTGTGATCGACTGGCGCGTGGCCAACAAACCTTTGATCGACAAGTCCTCCTTCGCCATCCTGCGCTATGTGCACTTTCTCGCCTTAGCTTATTTGGCTTGGGTTGCGGCAGGCGTGGGCGGGCACCGCTTGATTGCGACGGGCAGTTCCGCTGCGTCTGATGCTTGGGGGAAACTGGTCAAAATCGTCATGAAGATCGGCCAGCAAAGCCTTGCAGTATTTGTATTTTCCATGGTGTTCGCGCGCATCTCGGGCTTTGTCATGGACCAAGTCGGACGAGAAACCGCGACCGTGGTTTTGGTCAATTTGGTTGGCGTGTGCGCCCTGATTATTGTCGCTTACTTCGTCGCATGGATCAAAGGGGCGCCGTGGAAACTCGCGAAAGGGTCCGCCGCATGA
- a CDS encoding glucan biosynthesis protein yields MSLSRRSFLTMLGAASMAGPASALPMFKGEAVPFSLDWLKAEAQRLAGEEYAPMPEVPEAWKNLTYDQYKALVFDTKKALWSDTDRAFQMDFFHPGLYFPRPIEINIVEGDSARMLGFDLSLFKRYDQFPAELVEDAGNPALGYSGLRLRHELTKPGRFEEFMVFQGASYFRAIGTGQTYGLSARGLALNTGDVQGEEFPEFTRFWVEAPTNDATTITVHALLDSPSTTGAYTFRITPSQPAHVQVEAHLYPRTELEHVGLAPLTSMFLFDQTNRSRFDDFREAVHDSEGLLVWNGAGEMLWRPLANPSSLQVSSFVDTNPRGFGLMQRARDSEDYADLEALYHNRPSLWISPQGEWGQGAVTLVEIPSDKEIYDNIVAYWRPRDPLAAGGAYSFAYEMAWGGEPEETRPVSRVLNTRIGKGYDKDKTYIIMAVDFADHEAFGTDEVDLEDITRFISSNRGSVSEGILQRNAGTGGVRLAFKFEPGDVASAELRVQLVKDGKSLTEVWLYRWTA; encoded by the coding sequence ATGAGCCTCTCCCGACGCTCTTTCCTGACCATGCTAGGGGCCGCTTCGATGGCAGGGCCCGCCAGCGCCTTGCCAATGTTCAAGGGGGAGGCCGTGCCATTCTCGCTCGACTGGTTGAAGGCCGAGGCACAACGCCTTGCAGGCGAAGAGTATGCCCCGATGCCGGAAGTGCCTGAGGCTTGGAAGAACCTGACCTATGACCAATACAAGGCGCTGGTCTTCGACACCAAAAAGGCTCTTTGGTCAGATACAGACCGCGCCTTTCAGATGGATTTCTTCCACCCCGGTCTTTACTTCCCGCGCCCGATCGAAATCAACATCGTCGAAGGCGACAGCGCCCGGATGTTGGGCTTCGATCTGTCGCTGTTCAAACGCTATGACCAGTTCCCCGCCGAGTTGGTAGAAGATGCGGGCAACCCAGCTTTGGGGTATTCCGGCCTGCGCTTGCGCCATGAGCTGACCAAACCCGGCCGGTTCGAAGAATTTATGGTGTTCCAAGGCGCGAGCTATTTCCGTGCCATCGGCACTGGCCAGACTTACGGCCTGTCCGCGCGCGGGCTCGCGCTGAACACCGGCGATGTGCAGGGTGAGGAGTTCCCCGAGTTTACCCGCTTCTGGGTCGAGGCTCCGACAAACGACGCCACCACAATCACAGTCCACGCGCTGCTCGACAGCCCGTCCACGACGGGGGCCTACACGTTCCGCATCACGCCGAGCCAGCCCGCGCATGTGCAGGTAGAGGCGCATCTTTACCCACGCACAGAGTTGGAACACGTGGGCCTCGCGCCACTCACCTCCATGTTTCTGTTCGACCAGACCAACCGGTCGCGTTTTGATGATTTTCGCGAGGCGGTGCATGACAGCGAAGGGCTGCTGGTCTGGAACGGCGCGGGCGAGATGCTTTGGCGACCGCTGGCGAACCCGTCCAGCTTGCAGGTTTCCAGCTTCGTCGACACCAATCCACGCGGCTTCGGGCTGATGCAGCGTGCGCGCGACTCCGAGGATTACGCCGATCTCGAAGCGCTGTATCACAACCGGCCGTCTTTATGGATATCCCCGCAGGGCGAATGGGGGCAGGGCGCAGTGACCTTGGTGGAAATCCCGTCCGACAAGGAAATTTACGACAACATCGTCGCCTATTGGCGCCCACGCGATCCGCTTGCAGCAGGGGGGGCGTATAGCTTCGCCTATGAAATGGCATGGGGCGGGGAGCCGGAGGAAACGCGCCCTGTGTCCCGCGTGCTGAACACCCGCATCGGAAAAGGCTACGACAAGGATAAGACCTACATCATCATGGCCGTGGATTTCGCAGATCACGAAGCGTTCGGAACCGATGAAGTCGACCTAGAAGACATCACTCGCTTCATCAGTTCCAACCGTGGCAGCGTCAGTGAAGGCATTTTGCAGCGCAATGCGGGAACTGGCGGCGTGCGCCTCGCGTTCAAGTTCGAACCGGGCGATGTCGCCTCGGCAGAACTCAGGGTGCAGCTGGTGAAAGACGGAAAATCACTGACCGAGGTTTGGTTATACAGGTGGACAGCGTGA
- the mdoH gene encoding glucans biosynthesis glucosyltransferase MdoH, with protein sequence MMPPEQPLAFPVQDLSAKYHDGAAPELKHKPATLIWRLATFLPALITTGGLIAAFTDWFAMGGLSVFEAMLIALIACTFFWISLSVSTVTVGLVNMMRPRTPGDGVPAPAQNVALLVPVYNEVPWDVFGNACAMLEELENAASVHSYTLFILSDTRDDEIAEQELRAFASLRVNLPAHVALHYRRRSENVDRKVGNLADWVARWGGGYDAMLVLDADSLMSGQAIMDLTDEMARDPSAGLIQSFPQLFGAETLFGRVQQFSNTIYGAALAEGLARWADHEGNYWGHNAIIRTAAFASCAGLPRLDTFRSKGALILSHDFVEAGLLRRAGWGVRFVPQVKGSYEEVPATLIDYVLRDRRWCQGNLQHLNILGSKGFHPVTRFHLFHGAMGYLLSPAWFALLTVWALIGKGEEANVIRYFTGENPQVAWPDMGHVSNLAILVFMYGMLLAPKFLGAAALLRSGPSLKDLGGAGQFLLSFLTEIVVSVLYAPILMVQQTIAVGRTWVGYTESWTPQARQGGRYGLVTVLKFHAVETITGTLLVAGMVEGIITLWLLPIAVSLALAVPLSMLSGAKLTRFKWTSRQLGTAEVFNAPKIIQSAKRERTRLRAVLEASDSLPAE encoded by the coding sequence ATGATGCCACCGGAGCAGCCGTTGGCGTTTCCGGTCCAAGACCTGTCCGCGAAATATCACGACGGTGCGGCACCTGAATTAAAGCACAAACCCGCGACGCTAATCTGGCGTTTGGCGACCTTCTTGCCCGCGCTTATCACCACAGGTGGCCTGATCGCGGCCTTCACCGACTGGTTCGCAATGGGCGGCCTGTCAGTATTCGAGGCGATGCTCATCGCCCTGATCGCGTGCACCTTTTTCTGGATTTCCCTGTCGGTCTCCACCGTCACGGTCGGGCTGGTCAACATGATGCGCCCGCGCACACCTGGCGACGGCGTTCCGGCACCTGCTCAAAACGTAGCGCTGCTGGTGCCGGTGTATAACGAGGTGCCGTGGGATGTGTTCGGAAATGCCTGCGCTATGCTGGAAGAGTTGGAAAACGCGGCATCGGTGCATAGTTACACGCTGTTTATCCTGTCCGATACACGCGACGACGAAATCGCAGAGCAGGAACTCCGCGCCTTCGCCAGTCTGCGCGTCAACCTGCCTGCCCATGTGGCGTTGCACTACCGCCGACGGTCCGAGAACGTGGACCGCAAGGTAGGTAATCTGGCCGATTGGGTCGCGCGTTGGGGCGGCGGCTACGACGCGATGCTGGTGCTCGACGCGGACAGTCTGATGTCCGGACAGGCCATTATGGACCTGACCGACGAAATGGCCCGCGACCCGTCCGCAGGCTTGATTCAAAGCTTCCCGCAGCTCTTCGGAGCAGAGACCCTGTTTGGCCGTGTGCAGCAGTTCTCGAACACCATCTATGGCGCGGCCTTGGCCGAGGGTTTGGCCCGTTGGGCGGATCATGAAGGCAATTACTGGGGTCACAATGCGATCATCCGCACGGCGGCGTTCGCCTCCTGCGCGGGGCTGCCTCGGCTAGATACGTTCCGCTCCAAAGGCGCGCTGATATTGAGCCATGATTTCGTCGAGGCAGGACTTCTGCGCCGCGCGGGCTGGGGTGTGCGTTTCGTCCCGCAGGTCAAAGGCAGCTACGAAGAAGTCCCAGCGACCCTGATCGACTACGTGCTGCGCGACCGGCGCTGGTGTCAGGGCAACCTGCAACACCTTAACATTCTGGGCTCCAAAGGCTTCCACCCCGTCACACGCTTTCACCTGTTTCACGGCGCAATGGGCTACCTGTTGTCGCCAGCGTGGTTTGCGCTGCTGACCGTATGGGCGTTGATCGGTAAGGGGGAAGAGGCCAACGTCATCCGCTACTTCACCGGGGAGAACCCGCAAGTGGCTTGGCCTGACATGGGCCATGTCAGCAACCTTGCCATACTGGTGTTCATGTATGGGATGTTGCTGGCTCCGAAGTTTTTGGGCGCCGCTGCGCTTTTGCGATCCGGCCCGTCTTTGAAGGATTTGGGCGGGGCAGGGCAATTCCTGCTGTCCTTCCTGACAGAGATCGTGGTGTCGGTTCTTTATGCGCCGATCCTCATGGTACAACAGACCATAGCCGTCGGCCGCACATGGGTCGGCTACACCGAAAGCTGGACCCCGCAAGCCCGTCAAGGCGGGCGTTATGGCTTGGTAACTGTCCTCAAATTCCATGCCGTCGAAACAATAACCGGCACGCTTTTGGTTGCAGGTATGGTTGAAGGGATCATCACATTGTGGCTGCTGCCGATTGCGGTGTCACTTGCGCTGGCGGTGCCGCTGTCGATGCTCAGCGGGGCCAAACTGACGCGGTTCAAATGGACGTCGCGTCAGCTGGGTACGGCTGAGGTGTTCAACGCGCCGAAGATCATTCAAAGCGCCAAGCGCGAACGCACCCGCTTGCGGGCCGTGCTGGAAGCTTCTGACAGTCTGCCCGCCGAATAG